The genomic window CCATAAAAATTGACAATCAATTCTGCCTTCTCTAGATAATTCTAAAAAAAGGTTGTGTACAAAGTCAACAgaaaaattttgaagatttaaaAACAAGGGTTAATCTATTATTTATAAACGGTCAACAGTGTGAAGAGGCTATGTTAGGTCTCATAACAAGACCATCCCTTTAACCACATAACTTGTTTCGTTCTCTCGGTTTCGCGTTAAATAAAACATTCAATTCaattatatgaattataaaaatattttaatcctgGTCTCCAAAAATTTTCCCCTCTTAGGAGAACTATCCACCAACTCACTATTTGCACGTTCATGCTCCGAATCATTTATAATTTGCCCATTTGTTTTACCCTGAGGTTCTTCgcaaaatttgttttttaatttcaaCCAACTGGCTTGCTGCCGTAATGACTTCTTTTTAAGACGTATGAATGCCATGCATATGCTCCACCACCATGTTTTCTAGTGTTTTCTTCATAACAATTGGCTGATGTATGTTCTCATCGGGCCTTAAACTGATAATTTCTCCATATGGGCTTTATTAATTTCCCTGTTTTTTTACTCCAAACTATCTGCAAACGTGCAAATAAATGCATCTCACAATCTTGTTGTGCCTTCTCACATAGACATTATTTTACATTCTGTTGCACATCACGAACATATGGGTTATTGTTTTCTTAGTTTTCTTGCAATGATCACATAGGCACCATGCGTagtaaaaaacaaatttctaTCTTTTGAGAGGAAATGCAGAACTTCACTCCTTCACACCTTTTTTCCAACCACTCACTAGAAATTTATTTGATCAACATTAGTATTTTCTTCACATCTGAACAAGACATAATAAAATTCCTTGTTCTTAATTTTGTTCAATAAATATTGCACAAGAGCTTCTCTCAGAGATTTGCCAGTGATATATAGTTTATCAGCCATTCCACATTTAGAAGGAATAAATCCTGCAATCGTCCCCATATTCGGTTTCTGTGAATTAATAACCCGCAGGATCCCCGACCTCCTAAGACAGAAAGCAGACTTCTCCATGGTGGTCAAGAACTGAAGAAACATTAATTCACTCTTAAAAGCTATTATTAATTTTGCGTAAAGTGCGGTAATTGTTTTTGTGCCCAATTGTAGTTTTGTGTAGGAAAATCGTTAACAAATACGCAATAAATGACCACGGAGAAAAGATTTGCTGTTCCGTTTGCTACAAAAAGAACTTTATGCCATcctatatacaaaaaataaaaccgACTTCCGTAATGAACAATGACTAGTTAAAATATCAAACAACGTTTAATGGAGAAGGTGAAAGACAATGCAATACCAAGGGGTGCAATTATATCGCGCCCTTAATGTATTTATGATATTCCACAACGCTGTGCTTCAAGTGTGAAAGTTGCGACAAAAGCTCAATCCTGGTCGAGTCAACATGATGAAATCTACTGCAAGCGTACTCTCATTCAGATCGAAACCAAGAATGTCACGCCAAAATCTTGGGATTAAGAGAGTCGGATTTAAAGCAAAGGCGCGTAACATGAATTAAAAATCACTGTCAAGACAAACTAATAAATTGTTACTCATCTCGCTTTACTCCAAAATTTATATGCTCATCGATAGTCAACAATGATCGTCAAACTTTGGATAATCCCCAAAGCAGAGCCAACTTAATTTTGTAATGAATAAAAAACAATCATGTAAGTATGAAAAGTGaaagtttgaaataaaatatttgtggaGAAATATCCATTACCGATTGAACCGACGGACTGCCTTATAAACCGGCCTGCAACATATCTTCAACCAATACCTGTCCGGTTTTGCAAATGGATTAATTCCTCCCTTGCCTCCAAATGGTTTAGCAGAGGATTGTCCAAATACAGGAGTAGCCGGTTGTTGGAACCCGGTGGAGTCATCTAACCGTACAAACAAAGATCAACTTGGATTATTAAAAGTGACATTCACTGGTTGATTTTCTATAGAGACGAATTGAACAATCAAACTACCTTTAGGGGGATTCCAAACCGGCAGTTTCGGGGAAGACTCAGGAAAACTCGCGTTGACAACAGGAGAATAATCAGTCGAGCCTTCCAACTAAAACACGAACTATCTTACCAAACAGAGGACGGTCGACCTTACTCTGGTTAGCATCTAGGAATATTACAAACACTAACTAACTAAATGGGGTGTCAATTGGTTTCTGAAAACCTGGGAGAGGCCCACCAGAAGACGAAGAAGtcggaaaagatccaaaattgaACCCAGGCATTGGTGCCGAGACAGCTGGTGAACTGCCAAAATTAAAGGCCGGTTTATTGAAAGAGGTGGAAGAGGCCCCAGAATGTGGGACAGATGATGTAGACGACACTCCAAATGTGAAAGGAGAGGACACATGCGAAGCACCGAATTTAAAAGAATCCGAGCCCCCCGGAGTAGACGGAATCCCAAAAGTAAAGGGAGTAGATAAATTAGAAGTCGTAGTTGAGGGTTCGGACGATTTGACAGCAGATGGGACTGAAGACGTTCCAAAATTAAAAGGTGAGGGAACGTTTGACTTGGTAGCTGACGGTATTCCAAAAGTGAAGGGTTCACTCGACTTGCCAGTTGATTGTGATCCAAAAGTACCAAAGGAAAATTCCGCCGACTTGGAAATAGATTGAACTCCAAAATTAAAGGGTTCTGTTGATTTGACACTAGATTCAACTCCAAAAGTAAGAGTAGAAGAGTCGGCGGGTTTTGCAACAGATGGAGCTCCAAAATTAAATGATGAAACTTGAGATGAACTGGCCGTGACACCAAAATTAAATGGGGAAGGCCTGGATGTTACGGAAGCAGACGTGACACCGAAATTAAAAACAGGAGGCCCAGATGAAGTGGGAGCAGAAGTAACTCCAAAATTAAAAGGAGAAGCTGTGGTTGAGATTGGACCAGACGTGACTCCAAAATTAAAAGGAGAAGCTGTAGTTGAGATTGGAGCAGAAGTGACTCCAAAATTAAAAGGAGAAGCTGTGGTTGAGATTGGAGCAGAAGTAACtccaaaattaaaagaagctgTAGTTGAGATTGGAGCAGACGTGACTCCAAAATTAAAAGGAGAAGGTGTAGTTAAGATCGGAGCAGACGTGACTCCAAAAATAGTGGATTCAGCAGATTTGGAAACAGATGTGAATTGAATATTTGATGATGACGACTCGGAAGATTTTGCAGCAAAATCAAAAGAGGGGAGACCGACGGAAATGTTACTGCCAGAAACTCCCGAAGTAAAGAGAGGTACATCAGTGGACTTGGAAATCGACGGGACTACAAAAGCAGAACAAGCGGGATTTTTCAAATTGGTCAGCGTGGCTCCAAATGAGTCAACACCACTGACAGCACTTGAAGCGATCTGTGGGATGCTGGAATCCGTAGATTGAGACAAACATGGAATTGACATGGGAGTTGCAGAAAAACCAGAACTGAGACAAATAGGAGGAAATGTAGTTGTAAGTTTTGTAGTTTGGGGTAAAAGTGAGGTGGAGGGAACCGATGAAGTGAAAAAAGAGCCAGCATTCAAATCAGTTGATACAATATTTGTAGAAACAACATTCTGATGAGTGGTGGATAATTCCAATGACTTTGTCGtatctttagaaataaaattgtttgagGCAATACTGAATGGAGTAGTACAAGGAATCTCAGATGAAGAAGGAAATAACGAACAACTCATCCCGGAGGTGGTTGTGGGCAAAATAGAGTCCGCTGGTTGACCAATGGACACACTTGAGGCAGAATAAATAAAATCAGACGATGGCATAGCCGAAGAAATAATGTCGGACTTGTTGCCAGTAGATGGATGTAGTTCTAGTCGATTAAGCACGATATTATTACTGGTTTGGCAGACAGGACAACTAGCATCAGTTTGTGCGACCGCGAGCATACAAGTAGGACATTTAAGGGTATTTTTGGGAGTATGCCAAGACACATCGGATGTCGGCTTGGGATCAcctaaaaattaatgaaaaataaaaacatgtgtTATATGATAATAGTTTAGACCGCAAATGACATTCCCGGATGATCCCGTCAATCCATTTGAGGGTGATCGGACTGTCCTTGCTCGAATCACTCGCACGATAAAGGAGACAAATCTCGTTCATTTCCTTGGTAATGCCCTCAAGGTCGGTAGTGTTAAGAGAGGGACTCATTAGTCTCTCCTCCAAATCAGTAGCACGTCTAACTAAGTCATTCCTCTCCCCTAGAATAAATTTAGACGCCCACAATCAACCCGACACGTCTTTATCTCCAGTCTGATTCTAAACATAAATTCACACAACAACCACGAAAGATAAGTTAGGGAAAGGAAGACACTCCTCAAAGCCAGGGAGTCTGACCGAATTTTGAGGACAgtctggaataaataaaaaatcaaaccCATCATATTCCCCGCCGTCGTAATTTTTGGTTGGACGGG from Octopus sinensis unplaced genomic scaffold, ASM634580v1 Contig02586, whole genome shotgun sequence includes these protein-coding regions:
- the LOC115227301 gene encoding nuclear pore complex protein NUP62-like, which encodes MLAVAQTDASCPVCQTSNNIVLNRLELHPSTGNKSDIISSAMPSSDFIYSASSVSIGQPADSILPTTTSGMSCSLFPSSSEIPCTTPFNTTKSLELSTTHQNVVSTNIVSTDLNAGSFFTSSVPSTSLLPQTTKLTTTFPPICLSSGFSATPMSIPCLSQSTDSSIPQIASSAVSGVDSFGATLTNLKNPACSAFVVPSISKSTDVPLFTSGVSGSNISVGLPSFDFAAKSSESSSSNIQFTSVSKSAESTIFGVTSAPILTTPSPFNFGVTSAPISTTASFNFGVTSAPISTTASPFNFGVTSAPISTTASPFNFGVTSGPISTTASPFNFGVTSAPTSSGPPVFNFGVTSASVTSRPSPFNFGVTASSSQVSSFNFGAPSVAKPADSSTLTFGVESSVKSTEPFNFGVQSISKSAEFSFGTFGSQSTGKSSEPFTFGIPSATKSNVPSPFNFGTSSVPSAVKSSEPSTTTSNLSTPFTFGIPSTPGGSDSFKFGASHVSSPFTFGVSSTSSVPHSGASSTSFNKPAFNFGSSPAVSAPMPGFNFGSFPTSSSSGGPLPGFQKPIDTPFS